From the Devosia sp. FJ2-5-3 genome, the window GGAAAAGGAGTAGCCGCCGATAACATTGGCGACCCAGATGCCATTGTCCTCTGCCTCGATCTGTCGGGCCAGGGCTTCCAAATCCTTCATCGGGCTATCGGCTGTCCCCGTGCCCGGCGGCGCCCACATAACCGGGGCATTGCGCGTGTACATGCGGGGCACGGCGCCCTCGTTCAAACACCGGGCCAAAAGGCGGGCGGACAGGACAGCCATATCGCGGCTGTCTGTGTGGGGATTTTCCCGATACGCGACCAGGCAATTCGCCCCCTCCGACATCAGCTCCGTGAAGTTGGCATGCAGGTCAAAAACACCAAATACGGGGAGGGTTTCCGCTCCAGGAACCGTTCGGATCATGCGTAACAAGTCGCCTTCCACATCCACGCTCTCGGTGGTCACGTGGGCCCCGTGCAAAGACAGCCAAATCCCGTCGAGCCGGCCGCGCGCCAGGCTGTCGCGCAACGTGTTCAGCAATTCCGCGGTGAACTGAACAAAGACCGAATGGTCTACCGGGCCGGCAGGCGCGGCTTGATAGTCATTGGCGGGAATGACGGTCCAGCCGTGTTCATCAGCGACCTCCAGAAAGCCATCTATCGTTGAGGCATCTCCCCGGCGGGCGAGCAGCTCAGCACCGCGCTTGATCGAGAAATCGTCCAAGGAAGTTCCCTGCTCAACGAAGGAATGCGTTTCGTGAAACAGAGCGGCGATCAGGATCGTCTTTGTCATACTGTGGCCCGCGTCGGTGGGAATGACCCGACGTGCAATTACGCACGCCGGGTCTTCTAATTGACTCTGTCTCGAATTAGTCATGAGCAAAATTCATGACGAACAGACGCGCTTTCTACTAAGAAAGCGTCAGAAATATACACGAGATGGTCGAATACTACTTTAGAATATTGCCTTGGTTGTCGCTATTGACAGTGACTTTGAAAGCCTACTTACATTTGTGCATTATCTGAACTTGCGCTTGTTTCGTTGGGTGGAACAATTGCTGATCGCTCAAGGCGGTGGGGAGAATTATGCGGGTTTTTGCAGCGTCGCTGGCCACAGAAACAAATACCTTTTCGCCGATCTTTACCGATCGAAGCGGGTTCGAAACGGCCTTCTATTGCACGCCGGGAACGCATCCGGACACACCCACCCTCTGTTCAGCGCCAATGGTCGCCGCGCGACGCCGGGCCGAGACGGATGGCTTTACGCTGATTGAAGGCACGGCGAGCTGGGCTGAGCCGGCCGGACTTATTTCGCAAGGGGCGTACGAAAGTCTGCGGGATGAAATTCTGGATCAGCTCAAGGCCGTAATGCCGGTCGACATCGTCGTCTATGGCCTCCACGGTGCGATGGTGGCCCGGGGATATGATGATCCCGAAGGCGATCTCCTGGCGCGTACACGCGAGATCGTGGGTCCCGACGTCGTTATCGGCGCCGAGTTGGACATGCATCATCACTTGACGCGCAAGCGGGTGCAAAGCGCGGACATTCTCGTGGCCTTCAAGGAGTTTCCGCATACCGATTTTCTGGCGCGCGCCGAAGATCTTCTGGAGCTTTGTCTCCGTGCCGCTCGGGGTGAGATACAGCCGGTGACAGAGGTGTTCGACATGCGCTCTCTTGCTGCCAGCTTCATGACCAGCCGGGAGCCGGGGCGCAGTTTCGTCGACCGCCTCATGGCAATGGAAGGAAAGGACGGGATCCTTTCCATCTCGGTGACGCACGGCTTTACCCCGGCCGATGTGCCGGATGTCGGGTGCAAGGTGTTTGTCGTGGCTGATGGCGAGGCGAACCGGGGCAAGGCGAAGGCGCTGGCGGAAAAGCTCGGCCGTGAAATATTGGCTTGGCCTCCCGGATCATCCTCACCACCGCATTTCAAGCCCGCAGAGGCAATCGCCCAGGCGTTGCAGGAGCCTGGTCAGCCTATCGTTTTTGCGGACAGATGGGACAGCCCCGGCGGCGGCGTTGCGGGCGATTCCTCGGTTATGGTGCGCGAATTGCTCGCACATCCCGAAATCCCTTCGGCCATCGGTGCATTGTGGGATCCCGTCGCTGTTCAGTTTTGCCGGGCTGCCGGTGCAGGGGAAAAGATCCGCCTCCGGTTTTGCGGAAAAGTCTCTGAAACATCGGGTTCTCCCATCGATGCGGACGTGCTCGTGAAAGCTGTAAGCGAGGATTTGCTGATCCCGTTCGAGCAGAGTTGGGTCTCTCTCGGGCCTGCTGCCGCGATCAGCATCGGCGCTGTCGATATTGTTCTCGTAACGGGGCGGGCGCAGACATTCAGCCCACCTGCTTTCACCAATCTTGGCATCGACCTTGCCCAGAAGAAGATCGTGGTCGTCAAATCGTCCAACCATTTCTATGCCGCATTTTCCAAGATTGCGGCGGCGATTCACTACCTCGACTCCGGCGGACCCTTCCCGAGCGATCCTCGCAAGATCGCCTATACCAAGCTGGCGCGGCCGATCGCTCCGCTCGACCCAAATCCACTGCTCTAGCGGGGCCCGCAAAGTACTTTTGGGTAGGCGCTGGTCGAGGGGGGTGTCATGCTGAAGTTGTTTCTTGAGGTGGAACTTGGCGTCATTGACGCCATTATTGGCCGTCCCTAGCCTGCGAATAAGGGAAGTTGGGGCGCCTGAGGGAAGGTGCCTCAACACTGCCGGCAGCACCGGCGTAATCTGATGATTTGGCTTGTTAGTCTGTGGGTCCTGCGGTTTGGTCGCTGGCCCGCGAGGGGAGACGCATGCGCATCGCAATCATATACGTGGCGCAGGAAACAAACGACTTCAACCCTCTGCCGACCACGCTGCAGGACTATGAAGCCTTTGGCATTTTTGAAGGGCAGGCCGTCATCGACCGCATGCAGGGTGCCGGGCAGGTGGGCGGCTTTCTGCAGGTGGTGGCCGATTCAGGCCTGGATATCGAAATCGTGCCGATCATCCGGGCGTGGTCTTGCGCCGGTGGCCGGATTACGCGGGATGCATTCGATTATTTCCAGCACAAGATTGAAGACGGCCTGAGGGCAGCTGGGCCGCTGGACGGGTTGGCGCTGCAACTTCACGGCGCCTGCGCAGCCGATGGTATCGACGATGTCGAGGGTCAGCAGGCCGCACTTTGCCGGGCGATACTGGGCCCCAACGTACCCATCGTGCTCGGCATCGATCACCACGCCAATATCACGCGCAAGATTGTCGAAAACGTCGACGCCATCGTGGGGCACCGCACTCAACCCCACGACGTCTTCGATACCGGTGTGATCGGGACCGAGCTCTTGCTCGACATCATTGCCAATAAGCTCAGGCCCACCACGGCCTGGCGCAAGATACCGCTGGTTTCGCACCAGGAGAAATTCCTGACCGCCCATGGCCCGATGAAGAAATGGTTCGACCGTGCACGTGCCATGGAAGCGGATCCGAGGGTGCTGCAAGCCTCCAATTACCCGATGCAGCCCTGGCTCGATGTGGAAGACGGCGGCTGGTCGACAATCGTCGTCACCAATGATGATCAGGCCCTTGCAGAGGAACTGGCCGATGAATTGGCGGATCTCTGCTGGTCGTTGCGCGATGAATTCCAGGAGCGGGAGGCTGTGGATGTCGATGCGGCGGTCTTGATGGCCGATGCAGAGCCCGAGGGGCTCGTCGTGCTGTCAGACACCGGCGATACGGTCTTTGGTGGAGCGGCCGGCGACAGCAATGTGATCCTTGAAGCGGTTCTGCGCCTCGGCATCAAGAAGCCCATACTCATCCCGATGATCTCGCCGGCTGCAGCTCGCACGCTGGCGGAGGCGGGGGAGGGCGCCAGCGTCACCATCGCGCTCGGTGGGGATGGAGCGCCAGAGTTTTTCTCTCCGATTGAAGTCACAGGCACTGTGCGCAAGGTCGGCGGAGGCGTGCTCAACATTGTCGAAGGGCACCATGGCGCAGTCGATCTGGGGATCGCAGTGATCTTCGATATCGGCTCCGTGACGATGATGATCACAGAATTGCGGGGCCTCGCGGGCAATTTGCCCGAGCTCTACGAAGCCTTCGGAATCGATCCTCGAGACTATGGGATTGCGGTGCTCAAGACCGCGTCCAACTTCCAGTATTTTTCCAAAATTGCCAGTTGCGTCATCCGGGCGGACACGCCCGGTCCTGGTCAATCGGACGTTTTTACCCTGCCGTGGAAGCGCATTCCGCGGCCGATCTACCCGCTCGATCCGGTCGATGACTGGCGGGCTGTGTCCTCGATGCCAGGTGGAGGGGGCCCCTCGCGAACGCATCGAACTGTCTAGTCGTTACGTGCCTCATTTCGAAAAACAGGGAGACACTAAAGTGAAGAACAGACTGTTCAGGCCGCTCAGAGTGCTGGGAGCCGCATTACTCACCGCCACTATGCCATTGGCAATCTCGGTTGGCCTGGCGCCAAATACTGCCATTGCGCAGGAACTCAAGGGCGGCGCGCTCAAAGTCGCCGTCCTTGCCGACATGACGAACTTTGATCCGCAGCAGTTTTCAACCGTCAATTTCTTTCTGATCAAGAACCTTTACGACAGTCTCGTCGAATACACCCCGGATGGACAGGCGATCCCCAGCCTCGCGACGGAATGGACGATCGCCGAGGACAGCACATCCGTTCTGGTGAAATTGCGTGACGACGTTACTTTCGGCGCGAGCGGAAACCCCTTCACCTCCGAAGACGTCGCGGCGACCTTGGTGAAAGCCTCCGATCCTGCGCGGGGCAAGAACGTTTACGCCACCATGGCGATCGTCAAGGACTGGGAAACCCCTGACGC encodes:
- a CDS encoding M81 family metallopeptidase, coding for MRVFAASLATETNTFSPIFTDRSGFETAFYCTPGTHPDTPTLCSAPMVAARRRAETDGFTLIEGTASWAEPAGLISQGAYESLRDEILDQLKAVMPVDIVVYGLHGAMVARGYDDPEGDLLARTREIVGPDVVIGAELDMHHHLTRKRVQSADILVAFKEFPHTDFLARAEDLLELCLRAARGEIQPVTEVFDMRSLAASFMTSREPGRSFVDRLMAMEGKDGILSISVTHGFTPADVPDVGCKVFVVADGEANRGKAKALAEKLGREILAWPPGSSSPPHFKPAEAIAQALQEPGQPIVFADRWDSPGGGVAGDSSVMVRELLAHPEIPSAIGALWDPVAVQFCRAAGAGEKIRLRFCGKVSETSGSPIDADVLVKAVSEDLLIPFEQSWVSLGPAAAISIGAVDIVLVTGRAQTFSPPAFTNLGIDLAQKKIVVVKSSNHFYAAFSKIAAAIHYLDSGGPFPSDPRKIAYTKLARPIAPLDPNPLL
- a CDS encoding M81 family metallopeptidase, with product MRIAIIYVAQETNDFNPLPTTLQDYEAFGIFEGQAVIDRMQGAGQVGGFLQVVADSGLDIEIVPIIRAWSCAGGRITRDAFDYFQHKIEDGLRAAGPLDGLALQLHGACAADGIDDVEGQQAALCRAILGPNVPIVLGIDHHANITRKIVENVDAIVGHRTQPHDVFDTGVIGTELLLDIIANKLRPTTAWRKIPLVSHQEKFLTAHGPMKKWFDRARAMEADPRVLQASNYPMQPWLDVEDGGWSTIVVTNDDQALAEELADELADLCWSLRDEFQEREAVDVDAAVLMADAEPEGLVVLSDTGDTVFGGAAGDSNVILEAVLRLGIKKPILIPMISPAAARTLAEAGEGASVTIALGGDGAPEFFSPIEVTGTVRKVGGGVLNIVEGHHGAVDLGIAVIFDIGSVTMMITELRGLAGNLPELYEAFGIDPRDYGIAVLKTASNFQYFSKIASCVIRADTPGPGQSDVFTLPWKRIPRPIYPLDPVDDWRAVSSMPGGGGPSRTHRTV